Proteins from a single region of Macrotis lagotis isolate mMagLag1 chromosome 2, bilby.v1.9.chrom.fasta, whole genome shotgun sequence:
- the SLC35G6 gene encoding solute carrier family 35 member G6, with protein sequence MVAMCPSSLTLDDFTQPSPSPSPPGEAREESPPWHQRCRPTDATKGLLVALLGGGLPAGFVGPFSRMAYQASHLPSLELLLCRCLFHLPVALLLKLRGRPLLGPAGNRQRAWLHALLNVLSIGCAYSAVLVVPAGNAATVRKGSSTVCSTLLALCLESQQLSSYDWCGLIGSTLGLLIIVGPGLGTLQEGSEGVYTVLGYVLAVLGGLALALGLMVYRSLDFPSRLLTVAFLFGVVGVMGALPGLFLLQTPVIPHDPLSWSCVWAVGVLALVSFVCASYAVTMAHPALVCAVLHSEVVVALLLQYYVLCETVTPSDIMGAGVVLGSIAIITAQNLSCDGEREDLKE encoded by the coding sequence GTTGCCATGTGCCCCTCCTCTTTGACCCTGGATGACTTCACCCAGCCATCACCATCCCCCTCTCCACCAGGGGAGGCAAGGGAGGAGAGCCCACCCTGGCACCAACGATGCCGCCCCACAGATGCCACCAAGGGGCTGCTTGTGGCACTGCTGGGTGGAGGCCTTCCTGCAGGCTTTGTGGGGCCCTTCTCTCGAATGGCCTATCAAGCCTCCCATCTACCCTCCCTTGAGCTTCTCCTTTGCCGGTGCCTTTTCCACCTTCCCGTCGCCTTGCTCCTCAAACTACGAGGCCGTCCACTGCTGGGGCCTGCAGGTAATCGACAAAGAGCCTGGCTCCATGCCCTCCTCAACGTCCTCAGCATTGGTTGTGCCTACAGCGCTGTCCTGGTTGTACCCGCTGGCAATGCTGCCACTGTCCGCAAAGGGTCCTCCACCGTCTGTTCTACACTCCTTGCCCTGTGTTTGGAGAGCCAGCAACTCAGTAGCTATGACTGGTGTGGCCTGATTGGCAGCACCCTGGGCTTACTTATCATTGTGGGCCCAGGGTTGGGCACTCTACAGGAGGGATCAGAAGGGGTCTACACAGTCCTTGGCTATGTGTTGGCTGTCTTGGGTGGCCTGGCCCTTGCCCTAGGGCTGATGGTTTACAGATCCCTGGACTTCCCTTCCCGTCTATTGACTGTGGCATTCCTCTTTGGTGTAGTAGGGGTGATGGGGGCCTTGCCAGGGCTCTTCCTTTTGCAGACACCTGTGATACCCCATGACCCACTGAGCTGGAGCTGTGTCTGGGCTGTTGGGGTCCTGGCCCTGGTTTCATTTGTATGTGCCAGTTATGCTGTCACCATGGCCCACCCAGCACTGGTGTGTGCTGTGCTACATTCTGAGGTGGTGGTGGCACTGTTGTTGCAGTACTATGTGCTCTGTGAGACTGTGACTCCATCTGACATCATGGGGGCTGGAGTTGTATTGGGTAGCATTGCCATTATCACTGCTCAGAATCTCAGTTGTGATGGGGAAAGAGAGGATCTGAAGGAATGA